The nucleotide window AGTCCTCGACCTCCTGCGGGTAGATGTTGACACCGCCGGAGATGATCGTGAACGCCCTGCGGTCGGTGAGGAACAGGTAGCCGTCCTCGTCGACGTGCCCGATGTCGCCCGTGGTCGTCCAGTTCGGATGCGCGGGGTGCTGCGCCTCCCGGGTGCGGGCCTCGTCGTTGTGGTAGCGGAAGGGCAGTTCGTCGCGCTCGAAGTACACGGTCCCGGTCTCGCCGACGGGCAGTTCCCCGCCGTCCTCGCCGCAGATCCGCAGCTCGCCGAGGAAGCCGCCGCGGCCCACCGTCCCGGGCTTGCGCAGCCACTCGTCGGGGCCGACGAAGGTGATGCCGTTGGCCTCCGTCGCCGAGTAGTACTCGTACAGGACGGGCCCCCACCAGTCCATCATCCGCCGCTTGACCTCGACGGGGCAGGGCGCGGCGGCGTGGATGGCGACCTTCAGCGACGACACGTCGTACGCCTCGCGCACCTCCTGCGGCAGTTTCAGCATCCGTACGAACATGGTGGGCACCCATTGGCTGTGCGTGACCCGGTGCCGTTCGACCGCCGCCAGTGCCCGGCGCGGGTCGAAGGAGTCCAGGGAGTCCATGAGGACGACCGTGCCGCCCGTCGCGGTCACCACGAAGCCGAAGCGCAGGGGCGCCGCGTGGTAGAGCGGGGCCGGGCAGAGGTAGACGGAGTCCTCACCGAAGCCGTACATGGGTTGGAAGAGCAGTTGGTACATGCTCATCTCCTCGCGGACGTCTCCTTCGGGGAGCGTCGGCGCGATGCCCTTGGGCAGACCGGTGGTGCCGGACGAGTAGAGCATGTCGGCGCCGCGGGGCTGGTGGTCCGGGGGCTCGGGCGAGGCGTCGGCGAGGGCCCGCTCGTACGAGCCGTCGTCGAAGTCCAGGTGCAGCACGGTGTCCGGTGCCAGTTCGCGCACGCCGCGGCCCAGCCCGGCGAGCGGGCCCGAGACGACGAGCGCCTTCGCACCGCAGTCGCGGACGATGTAGGCGGCCTCGTCGGCGGTCAGGTGGTGGTTGACCAGGGTCAGGTAGAGGCCGGAGCGCAGAGCCGCCCAGAGGACCTCCAGGACGCGCGGGTCGTTGTCGGACAGGAGCGCCAGGTGGTCGCCCACGCGCAGTCCGGCGGACCGCAGGTGGTCCGCGAGCCGCAGGGAGCGGTCCTCCAACTGGCCGTAGGTGAGGGCACGGCCGCCGTCCGCGGTGACGACGGCCGTCCTGGCGGGGTCGTACGCTCCGGGGTACATGCGGGGACGGTACCCCGGGGCGGTGACGGAACGTCAGGCCTCTGCAGCGGCTTGCGTGTGCGCGTGGGCCGCGGGGTGCGCGGCACGGGCGGACGTGCGCCTCGGCCACGGGACCGGGGACCGACACGACCCGCCGCACCGAGACGAGCAGCGAGTCGTCGCCCACGAACGCGGGCGCGGTGCTCAGCCCGCCCCCGTCGTACCGGTACTGCAGGCGCACCGGCTGGACGGCCGCCCCCGCGTCGAGGGCGGCCTGGAAGGCGGCCGGCAGCGGGATGTCGAGCCAGGAGACGGAGCGGCGCGGCGGACCGTGACGTACGGTCCGTGCGCTCCTGTTCTTCCGGTCCCGGCTGACCGCCGGGCAACCCGTGGAGAGAGACCGGGTGCGGGCTCGGCGAATGGCAGGGGTGCTTGGCGGGACCGGGGTTGAGCACCACGTCGGTCCCGCCCGTCCGCACCCTCGGCGAACGTTTTTTCGGCCACCGATCCAGGCAGCCAGGTGAGGGCCCCGTAAGGGGCGCGGGGAGCGGCGCGACCGGCCCCCGCCGGCCGGCGGCCGGACAACGACCGAGGCGGTTTCCGCGGTCGGCGG belongs to Streptomyces sp. V3I8 and includes:
- a CDS encoding acyl-CoA synthetase, yielding MYPGAYDPARTAVVTADGGRALTYGQLEDRSLRLADHLRSAGLRVGDHLALLSDNDPRVLEVLWAALRSGLYLTLVNHHLTADEAAYIVRDCGAKALVVSGPLAGLGRGVRELAPDTVLHLDFDDGSYERALADASPEPPDHQPRGADMLYSSGTTGLPKGIAPTLPEGDVREEMSMYQLLFQPMYGFGEDSVYLCPAPLYHAAPLRFGFVVTATGGTVVLMDSLDSFDPRRALAAVERHRVTHSQWVPTMFVRMLKLPQEVREAYDVSSLKVAIHAAAPCPVEVKRRMMDWWGPVLYEYYSATEANGITFVGPDEWLRKPGTVGRGGFLGELRICGEDGGELPVGETGTVYFERDELPFRYHNDEARTREAQHPAHPNWTTTGDIGHVDEDGYLFLTDRRAFTIISGGVNIYPQEVEDCLTLHPEVADVAVVGVPDAEMGEAVKAVVQPAPGAVPGPALERELLDFVRARIAHYKAPRSVDFTDALPRTATGKLAKSRLRKAYWA